The Deltaproteobacteria bacterium genome segment CCAGAGGAGACCAAGATGGCTACAATTTATCCTTTTAAAGCCTTACGCCCACGGGCCGACCTTGTTGAACAAGTGGCCGCTGTACCCTACGACGTTGTAAACCGGGCAGAAGCACAAGCTCTTGCTCAAGATAACCCCCACACATTTCTCCACGTCACCAAGCCTGAAATAGATTTGGCCGATGACGTAGGTCTCTACGATGACGCTGTTTATTCCCAAGGGGCAAAAGCACTCAAAACGATGATCAACGACGGCGTTATGGTTCAAGATAAAACCGAATGCCTCTACGCTTACGCGCTTACTATGAATGGCCGTACCCAAACCGGTTTTGTTCTTTGCGCAAGCACCGACGAGTACGACGAAAATATCGTTCGCAAACATGAGTTCACGCGGCCGGACAAAGAAGACGACCGCGTCAAAAATATCGAAGCACTCGGTGCGCAATCCGGAACAGTGTTCCTGGTTCATCGCCAGTCCGGCGTGCTTGCTGCCGCCATGACAAAGGCTACCCAAACTCAGGCTGCCGTGGACTTTGTTGCAGCAGACGGTATTCGCCATCAACTTTGGACCATTGCCGACGCTGACGACATTGCTTCGGTTGTTAACGGTTTTGATGCACTCGGCCCAATCTACATCGCCGATGGACACCATCGCTCGGCCGCTGCCTCACGGGTAGCAAAAGCTCAGCGGGAAGCCGGTCAAGACAACTTAGAAAGCCAACGTTTTCTAGCAGTCAGCTTTCCCGAAGATGAAATGTTGATCATGGACTACAACCGGGTGGTGCAGGACCTTGGCGATTACAACCCCGACTCATTCCTCGCGAAAGTCTCGGAAATCTTCAACG includes the following:
- a CDS encoding DUF1015 domain-containing protein; amino-acid sequence: MATIYPFKALRPRADLVEQVAAVPYDVVNRAEAQALAQDNPHTFLHVTKPEIDLADDVGLYDDAVYSQGAKALKTMINDGVMVQDKTECLYAYALTMNGRTQTGFVLCASTDEYDENIVRKHEFTRPDKEDDRVKNIEALGAQSGTVFLVHRQSGVLAAAMTKATQTQAAVDFVAADGIRHQLWTIADADDIASVVNGFDALGPIYIADGHHRSAAASRVAKAQREAGQDNLESQRFLAVSFPEDEMLIMDYNRVVQDLGDYNPDSFLAKVSEIFNVSPGRLEASQKHHFEMYLGDNWYTLAAKEGTWDPKDPVERLDVSILQTQLLKPLLGIEDPRRDKRIGFVGGIRGPQELEKRVAEGCAVAFKLCATSIEELLAIADAGEVMPPKSTWFEPKLRDGLAVHLI